Proteins encoded within one genomic window of Amorphoplanes friuliensis DSM 7358:
- a CDS encoding DUF5682 family protein, with the protein MSAGPFDALREQLLGAAEALAGGPAALPEILAGLVDDVGLVLAEPLEIFPVCHHSPASALAMVRRLREKQPKVVYLELCEDLGPLLTELRNCRLPVALQAFASDIEGFPPESAPLSVIAPITEASAEYQAIAYALETPGVELVLVDRSTDHVFQWQPVPGATAADAEELHGDAIGVELGDLRPRFAELEEHLLHHGRVRHWSEWWDQFVEQPLAGADHETYRQVMVLIGSLFRRLAPHDSQRYDSDEDRERYMWTRIREHLAVTGTDRADCLFICGAFHAASRVPEAGSDPSTPDFTITPRTGSKWLYGLIPSSHSAIEAQFGLAPGSVSIAGATWEKTLGRTRLTPFRLEGQKGGRKRAAKALPPPAADAGPVTDQLTGYLSAPAALDGLDEEELRGWCVDIVRLARRNGYLASTADAIAVFETSILLAGMRGRARPTPYDFQDAAVTCIEKDMVPGRRDVRRLCEILLGGDRTGQVGYDAMPPLARDVYDRLAPLGLNLEQRTIQRALLDLASGPELAACSQLLWMLRYLLPDHAVRPIMGSRRLGETPIQESWDLDLGRHQRTIIELGYEGVTVEQVLEQRLRRAAWDPKATAATALKAVEHSLLFLSSPRLTDDLGARAVELLSTERDVDEAPAVLRRIRRLLAFYRATTPALPAWSERFVTEGYAHYCTLLPVAFVEEETGVRQVGAMLGFLFSMESLALSLGCDRTQLELAVRQAHPESPAKIALLWAARHQLGLLPLADLRHRVDDLLGNPLVVPAFPQYVSGFVQSLEAVPRLTPFVVETLSNAFARLPDPILLPWLPTLITTLRSQAAELVPVLTREAARTFPGTLTALDAWTPPWLAPQPAARASSPPPANAVLLASHPATTDAVAALLGCEGDWSVAATGPDPGTAVAELLAAHAESPSAIAALLAAPSGGGARG; encoded by the coding sequence ATGAGCGCCGGTCCCTTCGACGCGCTCCGCGAGCAGCTGCTCGGCGCGGCCGAGGCGCTCGCCGGTGGGCCGGCCGCCCTCCCGGAGATCCTCGCCGGCCTCGTCGACGACGTCGGTCTCGTCCTGGCCGAGCCCCTGGAGATCTTCCCGGTCTGTCACCACTCACCGGCGTCGGCGCTCGCCATGGTGCGGCGGCTCCGCGAGAAACAGCCCAAAGTCGTTTATCTGGAGCTCTGCGAGGACCTCGGACCGCTGCTCACCGAGCTGCGCAACTGCCGCCTGCCAGTGGCGTTGCAGGCGTTCGCCTCCGACATCGAGGGCTTCCCGCCGGAGTCGGCGCCGCTGAGCGTCATCGCGCCCATCACCGAGGCCTCCGCCGAATACCAGGCCATCGCGTACGCCCTGGAGACGCCCGGCGTGGAACTCGTCCTCGTCGACCGGTCCACCGACCACGTGTTCCAGTGGCAACCGGTGCCCGGCGCGACCGCGGCCGATGCGGAGGAGCTGCACGGCGACGCCATCGGTGTCGAGCTCGGCGACCTGCGGCCCCGCTTCGCCGAGCTCGAGGAACACCTCCTGCACCACGGCCGCGTCCGGCACTGGTCGGAATGGTGGGACCAGTTCGTCGAGCAGCCACTGGCCGGTGCCGACCACGAGACCTACCGGCAGGTGATGGTGCTGATCGGAAGCCTCTTCCGGCGCCTCGCCCCGCACGACTCCCAGCGGTACGACAGCGACGAGGACCGCGAACGCTACATGTGGACGCGCATCCGCGAGCACCTCGCCGTCACCGGCACCGACCGCGCCGACTGCCTCTTCATCTGCGGCGCTTTCCATGCCGCGAGCCGTGTCCCCGAGGCCGGCTCGGACCCGTCGACACCCGACTTCACCATCACTCCCCGCACCGGCAGCAAGTGGCTCTACGGCCTGATCCCGTCCAGCCACTCGGCGATCGAGGCGCAGTTCGGACTCGCACCCGGCTCCGTCTCCATCGCCGGCGCCACCTGGGAGAAGACCCTCGGCCGGACCCGCCTCACGCCGTTCCGGCTGGAAGGACAGAAGGGCGGCCGGAAACGTGCCGCCAAGGCGCTCCCGCCGCCCGCCGCCGACGCCGGTCCCGTCACCGACCAGCTCACCGGATATCTCTCCGCGCCCGCAGCGCTCGACGGGCTCGACGAGGAGGAACTGCGCGGCTGGTGCGTCGACATCGTCCGGCTCGCCCGCCGCAACGGATACCTGGCGAGCACCGCCGACGCCATCGCCGTTTTCGAGACGTCGATCCTGCTCGCCGGGATGCGAGGCCGGGCGCGGCCGACCCCGTACGACTTCCAGGACGCCGCCGTCACCTGCATCGAGAAGGACATGGTCCCCGGCCGGCGCGACGTCCGCCGCCTCTGCGAGATCCTCCTCGGCGGCGACCGCACCGGCCAGGTCGGCTACGACGCGATGCCCCCGCTCGCCCGCGACGTCTACGACCGGCTCGCGCCGCTCGGCCTCAACCTCGAACAGCGCACCATCCAGCGGGCGCTGCTCGACCTCGCGTCCGGCCCGGAGCTGGCGGCGTGCTCCCAGCTGCTGTGGATGCTGCGCTACCTGCTGCCGGACCATGCCGTACGCCCCATCATGGGCTCGCGCCGCCTCGGCGAGACACCCATCCAGGAGAGCTGGGACCTCGACCTCGGCCGCCACCAGCGCACCATCATCGAACTGGGCTACGAAGGCGTCACCGTCGAACAGGTCCTCGAACAACGCTTGCGCCGCGCCGCCTGGGACCCGAAAGCCACCGCGGCGACGGCCCTGAAAGCCGTCGAGCACTCCCTGCTGTTCCTCTCCAGCCCCCGCCTCACCGACGACCTCGGCGCCCGCGCCGTCGAGCTGCTGTCCACCGAACGCGACGTCGACGAGGCCCCGGCCGTCCTGCGCCGCATCCGCCGCCTCCTGGCGTTCTACCGCGCCACCACACCGGCGCTGCCGGCCTGGTCGGAACGGTTCGTCACCGAGGGCTACGCCCACTACTGCACGCTGCTGCCCGTCGCGTTCGTCGAGGAGGAGACCGGCGTACGCCAGGTCGGCGCGATGCTCGGGTTCCTGTTCAGCATGGAAAGCCTGGCCTTGTCGCTGGGGTGTGACCGTACGCAGCTCGAACTGGCCGTCCGCCAGGCCCACCCCGAATCACCCGCCAAGATCGCCCTCCTCTGGGCGGCCCGCCACCAGCTCGGCCTCCTGCCCCTGGCCGACCTCCGCCACCGCGTCGACGACCTCCTCGGCAATCCGCTCGTGGTCCCGGCCTTCCCGCAGTACGTCAGCGGTTTTGTCCAGTCCCTGGAAGCGGTCCCGCGCCTCACCCCGTTTGTCGTCGAAACGCTGTCGAACGCCTTCGCCCGCCTCCCGGACCCGATCCTCCTGCCCTGGCTCCCCACCCTCATCACCACCCTCAGATCCCAGGCCGCCGAGCTGGTCCCGGTCCTCACCCGGGAAGCCGCCCGCACCTTCCCGGGCACCCTGACCGCCCTCGATGCCTGGACACCCCCGTGGCTGGCGCCGCAGCCGGCTGCTCGCGCCTCGTCACCACCGCCGGCAAACGCGGTGCTGCTCGCGAGCCACCCCGCGACGACGGATGCGGTGGCGGCCCTCCTCGGCTGCGAAGGGGACTGGTCGGTCGCCGCCACCGGGCCGGACCCGGGCACCGCCGTCGCCGAGCTCCTCGCCGCCCACGCCGAATCACCGTCAGCGATCGCCGCACTGCTCGCTGCCCCAAGCGGCGGAGGCGCCCGGGGTTAG
- a CDS encoding DUF4407 domain-containing protein codes for MDTSATRSAPAAEPAVPSSRRHNRLLLWLSGADLDTLAKVPREARKYVGLGGLVLTTAVLAMVSATFALYVGLRAPVVVALLVGLGWGLAIMNMDRWLISAAQRQRRWYLNLMLTTPRLLLALIIGTVVSTPMVLWIFNQEIESELNIVQRERDAAYQVSLTQDPRFQIIPGLEKSVAENQRVVDGTAPATSAAAGTEVGRLQEQFDKLDKEFQAAQKAATCELDGTCGTDKPGSGTAFRTKQDVADELKDRRDEVGKRLDTAVERASAADATASQSARRSAADNLAADKAQLAGLVAERDRLKARHDADSAENRGLLARLEALSHFTKDNSTLRSAYVALFLFITALEILPVFAKLLMNLAAPSLYDKIVGQADAKDEQTARAAIDYEHTAAVHYINSRAERDREVIDDTRDRMVTLEADVYRRTIDRWHADQVGRMAGEERAPSVRDRLARLTGLPRQTRPRAARDPGRADDFSPFPEPEETTEAPR; via the coding sequence GTGGACACGTCCGCTACGCGTTCCGCGCCGGCCGCGGAGCCTGCTGTACCGAGTTCGCGGCGGCACAACCGGTTGTTGCTGTGGCTGTCCGGGGCCGACCTCGACACGCTGGCCAAGGTGCCGCGGGAGGCCCGGAAGTACGTCGGGCTCGGCGGGCTCGTGCTGACCACGGCCGTCCTGGCCATGGTGTCCGCGACCTTCGCGTTGTACGTCGGACTGCGGGCGCCGGTGGTCGTGGCGTTGCTGGTCGGCCTCGGGTGGGGTCTGGCCATCATGAACATGGACCGCTGGCTGATCTCAGCCGCTCAGCGGCAGCGGCGCTGGTACCTGAACCTCATGCTGACGACGCCCCGGCTGCTGCTCGCGCTGATCATCGGGACGGTGGTTTCCACGCCGATGGTGCTCTGGATCTTCAACCAGGAGATCGAGTCGGAGCTCAACATCGTGCAGCGGGAGCGGGACGCCGCTTACCAGGTGTCCCTGACGCAGGATCCGCGATTCCAGATCATTCCCGGTCTGGAGAAGAGCGTCGCCGAGAACCAGCGTGTTGTCGACGGCACGGCCCCCGCGACCAGCGCCGCCGCCGGCACCGAGGTGGGGCGGCTGCAGGAGCAGTTCGACAAGCTCGACAAGGAGTTCCAGGCCGCCCAGAAGGCCGCCACCTGCGAGCTCGACGGCACCTGCGGGACGGACAAGCCCGGCAGCGGCACGGCCTTCCGCACCAAACAGGACGTGGCCGACGAGCTGAAGGACCGCCGGGACGAGGTGGGGAAGCGGCTCGACACCGCCGTCGAGCGGGCGTCCGCGGCCGACGCCACCGCGTCGCAGAGTGCCCGGCGGTCCGCAGCCGACAATCTCGCCGCGGACAAGGCGCAGCTGGCGGGCCTGGTGGCTGAGCGGGACAGGCTGAAGGCCAGGCACGACGCGGACAGCGCCGAGAATCGCGGGCTGCTGGCGCGGCTGGAGGCGCTGAGCCACTTCACCAAGGACAACAGCACGCTGCGGTCGGCGTACGTTGCGCTCTTCCTCTTCATCACGGCGCTGGAGATCCTGCCGGTCTTCGCGAAGCTGCTGATGAACCTGGCCGCGCCGAGTCTGTACGACAAGATCGTCGGTCAGGCCGACGCCAAGGACGAGCAGACCGCACGGGCGGCGATCGATTACGAACACACGGCCGCCGTGCACTACATCAACAGCCGCGCCGAACGGGACCGGGAGGTCATCGACGACACCCGCGACCGGATGGTGACGCTGGAGGCCGACGTGTACCGCCGCACGATCGACCGCTGGCACGCCGACCAGGTCGGCCGCATGGCCGGCGAGGAGCGGGCGCCATCGGTCCGCGACCGGCTGGCGCGACTGACCGGGCTACCGCGTCAGACCCGCCCCCGCGCGGCGCGCGACCCCGGCCGGGCCGACGACTTCAGCCCGTTCCCGGAGCCCGAGGAAACCACCGAAGCCCCGCGCTGA